Proteins encoded by one window of Streptomyces uncialis:
- a CDS encoding IclR family transcriptional regulator, which produces MALQHESTAPYRSVQRALRVLDLVSRGSSGASEAELARETGLSGARLTGLLRMLRREGYVGQGPDGIYLPGEALGRLGTARPPIQDTLDRLRASVGAALYVGRYLDGEVTVIHVNDGPETPAAREWVDFRSAGHATAIGKSLLGQLDGDALRDHLSRHRPARLTSRTITDERVLTRRLGLQPASVPVLDLQEYAVGTVCAAVPVTAGAAVGCLGLSLPVEQVHRLRDAAEILNREAPAVLLSLTL; this is translated from the coding sequence GTGGCGCTTCAGCACGAGTCGACCGCGCCGTACCGTTCGGTGCAGCGCGCCCTGCGCGTCCTGGACCTCGTCTCCCGCGGCTCCTCGGGGGCGAGCGAGGCGGAGCTGGCCCGGGAGACCGGGCTCTCCGGGGCGCGGCTCACCGGACTGCTGCGGATGCTTCGTCGCGAGGGGTACGTCGGGCAGGGGCCCGACGGGATCTACCTCCCCGGGGAGGCGCTGGGGCGGCTCGGCACGGCACGGCCGCCGATCCAGGACACGCTGGACCGGCTGCGGGCGAGCGTCGGCGCGGCGCTGTACGTCGGCCGCTATCTCGACGGTGAGGTCACGGTGATCCACGTCAACGACGGGCCCGAGACCCCCGCGGCGCGGGAGTGGGTGGACTTCCGGTCGGCGGGCCACGCGACGGCGATCGGCAAGAGCCTGCTCGGGCAGCTGGACGGGGACGCACTGCGGGATCATCTGTCCCGGCACCGGCCGGCCCGGCTCACCTCCCGGACGATCACGGACGAGCGGGTACTGACGCGGCGGCTGGGATTGCAGCCCGCGAGTGTGCCGGTGCTGGATCTCCAGGAGTACGCGGTGGGGACGGTGTGCGCGGCGGTGCCCGTCACCGCCGGGGCGGCGGTGGGATGCCTCGGGCTCTCGCTGCCGGTGGAGCAGGTGCACAGGCTGCGGGACGCGGCGGAGATCCTGAACCGTGAGGCCCCGGCGGTCCTCCTCTCCCTGACCCTCTGA
- the ehuA gene encoding ectoine/hydroxyectoine ABC transporter ATP-binding protein EhuA, translating to MSTDQSPKILDTGANGGEELIRFENVTKRFGKATVLDGLDFQVGRGKHVTLIGPSGSGKTTILRLLMTLLKPDEGRIKVNGDYLTHEERGGKLVPAREKHVREVRKNIGMVFQQFNLFPNMKVLRNITEAPVTVLGMSKDEAEQRGKELLDLVGLGDRCDAYPTQLSGGQQQRVAIARALAMRPQVLLLDEVTSALDPELVAGVLDVLRDVAHSTDITMLCVTHEMNFARDISDQVLMFDEGKVIESGPPEKMFSDPDLDRTREFLSAIL from the coding sequence TTGTCCACTGACCAGAGTCCGAAGATCCTTGACACGGGGGCGAACGGTGGTGAGGAGCTGATCCGCTTCGAGAACGTCACCAAGCGGTTCGGCAAGGCCACGGTGCTGGACGGCCTCGACTTCCAGGTCGGCCGGGGCAAGCATGTGACGCTGATCGGCCCGTCCGGCTCCGGCAAGACGACGATCCTGCGGCTGCTGATGACGCTGCTCAAGCCCGACGAGGGCCGGATCAAGGTGAACGGGGACTACCTCACCCACGAGGAACGCGGCGGGAAGCTGGTCCCGGCCCGGGAGAAGCACGTCCGCGAGGTCCGCAAGAACATCGGCATGGTGTTCCAGCAGTTCAACCTGTTCCCGAACATGAAGGTGCTGCGCAACATCACCGAGGCACCGGTGACCGTGCTCGGGATGTCGAAGGACGAGGCCGAGCAGCGGGGCAAGGAACTGCTGGACCTGGTCGGGCTGGGCGACCGCTGCGACGCGTACCCCACGCAGCTGTCCGGCGGACAGCAGCAGCGGGTGGCCATCGCCCGCGCCCTGGCGATGCGTCCGCAGGTGCTGCTGCTGGACGAGGTGACCTCGGCGCTCGACCCGGAGCTGGTCGCGGGGGTGCTGGACGTGCTGCGGGACGTGGCGCACAGCACGGACATCACGATGCTGTGCGTCACCCATGAGATGAACTTCGCCCGGGACATCTCCGACCAGGTCCTGATGTTCGACGAGGGCAAGGTGATCGAGTCGGGCCCGCCGGAGAAGATGTTCAGCGATCCGGATCTGGACCGGACCCGGGAGTTCCTCAGCGCGATCCTGTGA
- a CDS encoding FitA-like ribbon-helix-helix domain-containing protein: protein MATLYLRDLSDETVTELKIRAARNHQSLQAYTRALLEREVAAPALDDVLARIEAQVSARLSTEDVLDDIEQGRRHH from the coding sequence ATGGCTACTCTCTATCTGCGCGACCTCTCCGACGAGACCGTGACCGAGCTGAAGATAAGAGCGGCACGCAACCACCAGTCGCTCCAGGCGTACACCCGGGCACTCCTGGAGCGGGAGGTCGCCGCTCCGGCACTGGATGACGTCCTCGCCCGGATCGAGGCCCAGGTGTCGGCCCGGTTGTCGACGGAGGACGTCCTGGACGACATCGAGCAGGGGCGGCGGCACCATTGA
- a CDS encoding amidase produces MGGGYGWGGCVDGILALGAVELVEGYRTGRFTPVDAVEAALRRADDVQRKLNAFVRIDTEGALAEARASAARWYRGEPAGLLDGVPVTVKDTFLQRGTPSLRGSRTVDPVGRHWTEDAPAVARLREQHAVFLGRTTTPEFGWKAVTDSPLTGITRNPYGPDRTSGGSSGGSAVAVATGAGALSIGTDGGGSVRIPAAFCGVLGLKPTYGLVPVYPASVYGSLAHVGPLARDAADAALMMDVLARPDARDPWQAGPPGTGFRAGLDGGVRGLRIAFSPSLGGQVAVRPQVAAVVRRAVERLAGLGAYVEETDPDLTDPVDAFHTLWAGGIARSTRGLGPAQLALLDPGLREMRAAGTGLSGLDVLAAEAVRGELGRRMSLFHQRYDVLLTPTLPLTAFPAGAEVPPGSGARRWTSWTPFTYPFNMTTQPAASVPVGLDGEGLPVGLQIVAARFADRTVLRTAHALYTAGIAGVPAPDLQGPPTDGDRSAG; encoded by the coding sequence ATGGGTGGGGGGTACGGGTGGGGAGGGTGTGTGGACGGGATCTTGGCGCTGGGGGCCGTGGAACTGGTCGAGGGGTACCGGACGGGCAGATTCACGCCCGTCGACGCCGTGGAGGCGGCACTGCGCAGGGCGGACGACGTCCAGCGGAAACTCAACGCGTTCGTGCGGATCGACACCGAGGGCGCCCTGGCCGAGGCCCGCGCCTCCGCGGCCCGCTGGTACCGCGGCGAACCGGCCGGTCTGCTGGACGGCGTCCCCGTGACCGTCAAGGACACCTTCCTCCAGCGCGGGACACCGAGCCTGCGGGGCTCCCGCACCGTGGACCCGGTGGGCCGCCACTGGACCGAGGACGCCCCGGCCGTGGCCCGGCTCCGTGAGCAGCACGCCGTGTTCCTCGGCCGGACCACCACCCCGGAGTTCGGCTGGAAGGCCGTGACGGACTCGCCCCTGACCGGGATCACCCGCAACCCGTACGGCCCGGACCGGACCAGCGGGGGCTCCAGCGGCGGCAGCGCGGTGGCCGTCGCGACGGGCGCGGGCGCCCTGTCCATCGGCACCGACGGCGGCGGCAGCGTCCGCATCCCCGCCGCGTTCTGCGGTGTCCTCGGGCTGAAGCCGACGTACGGGCTCGTGCCCGTGTACCCGGCGAGCGTGTACGGCTCGCTGGCGCATGTGGGCCCGCTGGCCAGGGACGCGGCGGACGCCGCGCTGATGATGGACGTCCTCGCGCGGCCGGACGCCCGGGACCCCTGGCAGGCGGGCCCGCCCGGCACCGGGTTCCGGGCCGGGCTGGACGGCGGGGTGCGGGGGCTGCGGATCGCGTTCTCGCCGTCGCTGGGCGGCCAGGTCGCGGTGCGCCCGCAGGTCGCGGCGGTGGTGCGGCGGGCGGTGGAGCGTCTCGCGGGCCTCGGCGCGTACGTCGAGGAGACCGATCCGGACCTCACCGACCCGGTGGACGCCTTCCACACCCTGTGGGCCGGCGGGATAGCCCGGTCCACCCGGGGCCTCGGGCCCGCCCAGCTGGCGCTCCTGGACCCGGGGCTGCGGGAGATGCGGGCGGCGGGGACGGGCCTGTCCGGCCTGGACGTGCTGGCCGCCGAGGCGGTCCGCGGCGAGCTGGGGCGGCGGATGAGCCTGTTCCACCAGCGGTACGACGTGCTGCTGACCCCGACGCTCCCGCTGACCGCGTTCCCGGCGGGCGCCGAGGTCCCGCCGGGCAGCGGAGCGCGCCGCTGGACGAGCTGGACCCCGTTCACGTACCCGTTCAACATGACCACCCAGCCCGCGGCGAGCGTGCCGGTCGGTCTCGACGGGGAGGGGCTGCCGGTGGGGCTCCAGATCGTGGCGGCGCGGTTCGCCGACCGGACCGTGCTGCGGACGGCGCACGCGCTGTACACGGCCGGGATCGCGGGCGTCCCCGCTCCGGACCTCCAGGGCCCGCCGACGGACGGGGACCGGTCGGCGGGCTGA
- the ehuC gene encoding ectoine/hydroxyectoine ABC transporter permease subunit EhuC, translating into MTVGLWQNWVLPGIWITLQLTVYSAALATAVAFGVGIARTHRLKTVRFLAGLYTEVFRGTSALVLMFWLFFVMPQLVGWSLVPMWAAVLALGLSYGAYGAEIVRGALGAVAPAQREAGVALSFTPWQRLRLILLPQAVPEMIPPFCNLLIELLKGTALVSLLGIGDVSFAAYLVRLATQDSAQIYGITLVIYFVIAFALTRGMKALERRAKAGVGKAPAAMGVGGGTA; encoded by the coding sequence ATGACCGTGGGACTCTGGCAGAACTGGGTGCTGCCCGGTATCTGGATCACCCTCCAGCTCACCGTGTACAGCGCGGCCCTGGCGACCGCCGTCGCGTTCGGGGTGGGCATCGCGCGCACCCACCGGCTGAAGACCGTGCGGTTCCTCGCCGGGCTGTACACGGAGGTCTTCCGGGGTACATCGGCGCTGGTGCTGATGTTCTGGCTGTTCTTCGTGATGCCGCAGCTCGTCGGCTGGTCGCTCGTCCCGATGTGGGCGGCCGTCCTCGCGCTCGGTCTGTCGTACGGGGCGTACGGCGCGGAGATCGTCCGGGGCGCGCTCGGCGCGGTGGCCCCGGCGCAGCGGGAGGCGGGCGTCGCGCTCAGCTTCACGCCCTGGCAGCGGCTGCGGCTGATCCTGCTGCCGCAGGCGGTGCCGGAGATGATCCCGCCGTTCTGCAATCTGCTGATAGAGCTGTTGAAGGGGACCGCGCTGGTGTCACTGCTCGGGATCGGCGATGTGTCGTTCGCCGCGTATCTGGTCCGGCTCGCGACCCAGGACAGCGCGCAGATCTACGGCATCACGCTGGTGATCTACTTCGTGATCGCGTTCGCCCTCACCCGGGGCATGAAGGCGCTGGAGCGCCGTGCCAAGGCCGGGGTCGGCAAGGCCCCCGCCGCGATGGGTGTCGGAGGTGGCACCGCATGA
- a CDS encoding type II toxin-antitoxin system VapC family toxin, with translation MIVIDAGALVLLVADAGPVGTAVRQRVAGETLAAPHLVDIEVTSALLGRRRGGKLTADELEAAWHAYALLPVRRTEHMPLLPRVRELHANLSAYDAAYVALAEGLQVPLVTSDGRLSRSGSPRCKIEVINEHTVG, from the coding sequence TTGATCGTCATCGACGCGGGAGCACTGGTGCTCCTCGTGGCCGACGCCGGCCCGGTCGGCACCGCTGTCCGTCAGCGGGTCGCCGGGGAAACCCTCGCGGCCCCGCATCTGGTCGACATCGAGGTGACGTCGGCCCTGCTCGGCAGACGCCGGGGCGGCAAGCTGACCGCGGACGAGCTGGAAGCCGCCTGGCACGCCTACGCCCTGCTCCCCGTACGCCGGACCGAGCACATGCCGCTGCTGCCGCGAGTGCGGGAGCTGCACGCGAACCTGTCCGCGTACGACGCCGCGTACGTCGCTCTCGCCGAGGGTCTCCAGGTCCCCCTGGTCACCAGCGACGGGCGCCTGTCCCGCTCGGGCAGCCCGCGCTGCAAGATCGAGGTCATCAACGAGCACACGGTCGGGTAG
- a CDS encoding SigE family RNA polymerase sigma factor, whose protein sequence is MTEEEFADFYRRSVHRITGQLYVMTGDFHEAQDVVQEAFVRAWNSRGRLDRDLGPDAWVRTVAWRLAVSRWRRLVRGRAAWEQRADPLTSGGPDPGMVDIERALRDMPARQRQCATLFYVCDLTVDQIAAETRLASGTVKTHLSRARARFADSLGPRPGVRTAGRATDRPSPSGEDHR, encoded by the coding sequence TTGACGGAGGAGGAGTTCGCCGATTTCTATCGGCGTTCGGTTCACCGGATCACCGGCCAGCTGTATGTCATGACCGGCGACTTCCACGAGGCCCAGGACGTGGTCCAGGAGGCGTTCGTCCGGGCCTGGAACAGCCGTGGCCGCCTCGACCGCGACCTCGGCCCCGACGCGTGGGTGCGGACCGTCGCCTGGCGGCTCGCGGTCAGCCGCTGGCGCCGCCTGGTCCGGGGCCGCGCCGCCTGGGAGCAGCGGGCCGATCCCCTGACCAGCGGCGGGCCCGACCCGGGCATGGTCGACATCGAACGCGCGCTGCGTGACATGCCCGCCCGGCAGCGCCAGTGCGCGACGTTGTTCTACGTCTGCGATCTCACCGTCGACCAGATCGCCGCCGAGACCCGGCTCGCGAGCGGCACGGTCAAGACCCATCTGTCGCGGGCCCGGGCCCGGTTCGCCGATTCCCTCGGCCCGCGGCCGGGTGTCCGTACCGCCGGCCGCGCCACCGACCGTCCGTCGCCCAGCGGGGAGGACCACCGATGA
- a CDS encoding D-2-hydroxyacid dehydrogenase has translation MPTVLVLDADPPPRLGSLIGRAQVVRTDGDSLAALLPSADVLLVWDHTSDAVRRAWPGTGPRPRWVHAASAGVDHVLGPELVASGTVVTNARGVFEGPVAEYVAALVLAMAKDLPRTLDLQRHGEWRHRDTLRVAGSRAVVVGSGPIGKAVARTLKALGVRTAVVGRVSGPGVHGPDELDRMLARADWIVCAAPLTAQTRGMFGSRRFGMMQPSARFVNVGRGALVVTDELVDALSRRWIAGAALDVFEVEPVGERSPLWGVPGLIVSPHMSGDVLGWRDALGAQFVEQFGRWVRGEVLRNVVDKPRGYVPGP, from the coding sequence CTGCCCACCGTCCTCGTCCTGGACGCCGACCCGCCGCCCCGGCTCGGGAGCCTCATCGGACGGGCCCAGGTGGTCCGTACCGACGGCGACTCGCTGGCCGCGCTGCTGCCGTCGGCGGACGTGCTGCTGGTGTGGGACCACACCAGCGACGCGGTACGCCGCGCCTGGCCCGGTACGGGGCCCCGGCCCCGGTGGGTGCACGCGGCGAGCGCGGGCGTCGATCATGTGCTGGGCCCGGAGCTCGTCGCGTCCGGCACGGTCGTCACCAACGCGCGCGGGGTCTTCGAGGGGCCCGTCGCCGAGTACGTCGCCGCACTGGTGCTGGCGATGGCCAAGGATCTGCCCCGGACCCTGGACCTCCAGCGGCACGGCGAATGGCGGCACCGGGACACCCTGCGGGTCGCGGGGTCACGGGCCGTCGTGGTCGGCTCCGGGCCGATCGGGAAGGCCGTCGCCCGGACCCTGAAGGCGCTGGGCGTACGGACGGCCGTGGTCGGCCGGGTCTCGGGGCCGGGGGTGCACGGGCCGGACGAGCTGGACCGGATGCTCGCCCGCGCGGACTGGATCGTGTGCGCGGCGCCGCTGACCGCACAGACGAGGGGGATGTTCGGCTCCCGGCGGTTCGGGATGATGCAGCCGTCCGCGCGCTTCGTCAATGTGGGGCGCGGAGCGCTGGTGGTGACGGACGAACTCGTCGACGCGTTGTCGCGGCGATGGATCGCCGGGGCCGCGCTCGATGTCTTCGAGGTGGAGCCGGTGGGGGAGCGCAGTCCGCTGTGGGGGGTGCCCGGGTTGATCGTGTCCCCGCATATGAGCGGGGACGTGCTGGGGTGGCGGGACGCGTTGGGGGCGCAGTTCGTGGAGCAGTTCGGGAGGTGGGTGCGGGGGGAGGTCCTGCGCAATGTCGTGGACAAGCCCCGGGGGTACGTCCCCGGCCCCTGA
- a CDS encoding LLM class flavin-dependent oxidoreductase: protein MTGTRHGTAPVPLSVLDLVTVGAGHTATEALRTSVELAKLAERRGFHRYWVAEHHSMPGVASSSPAVILAHLAAHTARVRLGSGGVMLPNHAPLVIAEQFGTLEAMAPGRVDLGLGRAPGTDGATAAALRRTERLAEGADDFPQHLAELTRFLDDDFPDGHPYARIHAVPGPVQATAPGGVQSRHRPPVWLLGSSGFSARLAATLGLPFAFAHHFSARNTVPALDLYRDTFRPSALLDRPYALIGVSALAADDEGEARRQVLAAALSMVRLRTGRPGLVPTPEEATNHPWTAQEREFVDSWNADVVHGTPDQVRAGLDDLQKRTGADELMLTANAHSGRARLRSYELIADAYDLPTG from the coding sequence ATCACCGGTACCCGGCACGGCACCGCCCCCGTACCCCTCTCCGTGCTCGACCTGGTCACCGTGGGCGCCGGACACACCGCCACCGAGGCACTGCGCACCAGCGTGGAACTGGCCAAGCTGGCGGAACGCCGCGGCTTCCACCGCTACTGGGTCGCCGAGCACCACTCCATGCCCGGGGTGGCGTCCTCGTCCCCGGCGGTGATCCTCGCGCATCTGGCCGCGCACACCGCACGCGTCCGGCTCGGCTCCGGCGGCGTCATGCTGCCCAACCACGCCCCCCTGGTGATAGCCGAGCAGTTCGGCACCCTGGAGGCCATGGCCCCGGGCCGCGTCGACCTCGGACTGGGCCGCGCGCCCGGTACGGACGGCGCCACGGCCGCGGCCCTGCGCCGCACCGAACGCCTCGCGGAGGGCGCCGACGACTTCCCCCAGCACCTCGCGGAGCTGACCAGGTTCCTGGACGACGACTTCCCCGACGGCCACCCGTACGCCCGGATACACGCCGTCCCGGGGCCGGTGCAGGCCACCGCGCCGGGCGGGGTCCAGTCCCGCCACCGGCCGCCGGTGTGGCTGCTCGGCTCGTCCGGCTTCAGCGCGCGGCTCGCGGCAACCCTCGGGCTGCCGTTCGCGTTCGCCCACCACTTCTCCGCCCGCAACACGGTCCCGGCGCTGGACCTGTACCGGGACACCTTCCGTCCCTCGGCCCTCCTCGACCGCCCGTACGCCCTGATCGGTGTCTCGGCGCTCGCCGCCGACGACGAGGGCGAGGCCCGCCGCCAGGTGCTGGCCGCCGCCCTCAGCATGGTCCGGCTGCGCACCGGCCGCCCCGGCCTGGTCCCCACCCCCGAGGAGGCCACGAACCACCCCTGGACCGCCCAGGAGCGGGAGTTCGTGGACTCCTGGAACGCGGACGTGGTCCACGGCACCCCCGACCAGGTCCGCGCGGGCCTCGACGACCTCCAGAAGCGCACGGGCGCCGACGAACTGATGCTCACCGCCAACGCCCACAGCGGCCGGGCCCGCCTGCGCTCCTACGAACTCATCGCCGACGCGTACGACCTCCCGACGGGCTGA
- a CDS encoding lytic polysaccharide monooxygenase auxiliary activity family 9 protein — protein sequence MRKKMYAAMLGLATVGAVTLSSGGASSHGYTDQPLSRQKACGNGGIVKGCGSIQYEPQSVEGLKGFPGRGPADGKICSAGNGGFSALDQPKQPNGTAWPATQLSGGQSYNFRWQFTAAHATADFKYYITKNGWNQNAPLTRAALESTPFLTVPYNGQRPPWTLSHSGQVPSGKTGNHVVLAVWTVADTPNAFYACSDVKF from the coding sequence ATGCGAAAAAAGATGTACGCGGCCATGCTCGGACTCGCCACCGTCGGAGCTGTCACGCTCTCGTCCGGTGGTGCCAGCAGCCACGGGTACACCGATCAGCCCCTGAGCCGCCAGAAGGCGTGCGGGAACGGCGGCATCGTCAAGGGCTGCGGTTCCATCCAGTACGAGCCGCAGAGCGTCGAGGGCCTCAAGGGCTTCCCGGGCCGCGGCCCGGCCGACGGCAAGATCTGTTCCGCCGGGAACGGCGGCTTCAGCGCCCTCGACCAGCCCAAGCAGCCGAACGGCACCGCGTGGCCCGCCACGCAGCTGTCCGGCGGCCAGAGCTACAACTTCCGCTGGCAGTTCACGGCCGCGCACGCCACGGCCGACTTCAAGTACTACATCACCAAGAACGGCTGGAACCAGAACGCTCCGCTGACGCGGGCCGCCCTGGAGTCCACCCCGTTCCTGACGGTGCCGTACAACGGTCAGCGCCCGCCGTGGACCCTGTCGCACTCCGGCCAGGTCCCCTCCGGCAAGACCGGGAACCATGTGGTCCTCGCGGTGTGGACGGTCGCCGACACCCCGAACGCCTTCTACGCCTGCTCCGACGTCAAGTTCTGA
- the ehuD gene encoding ectoine/hydroxyectoine ABC transporter permease subunit EhuD, with protein MSTSSMTSAAAAQPDAWDWAAVSDFMPYFWDGVLTTLQVLALGSLISFTLGLVWALALRAPSRFVRWPVGMLTEFIRNTPLLVQLFFLFFVLPEWGIQFSALTTGIVAIGLHYSTYTAQVYRAGIDGVPTGQWEAARALSLPYHRTWTAVILPQAVRRVVPALGNYVIAMLKDTPLLAGIGVLELLQRARLQATDTFQYTEALTVVGIAFILIAYPSSLLIRSLERRLVH; from the coding sequence ATGAGCACCTCATCCATGACCTCGGCCGCGGCGGCCCAGCCGGACGCCTGGGACTGGGCGGCCGTCTCGGACTTCATGCCGTACTTCTGGGACGGTGTGCTCACCACCCTCCAGGTGCTGGCCCTCGGCTCGCTGATCTCGTTCACGCTGGGCCTGGTCTGGGCGCTCGCCCTGCGGGCGCCGAGCCGGTTCGTGCGCTGGCCGGTGGGCATGCTGACCGAGTTCATCCGCAACACCCCGCTGCTGGTGCAGCTGTTCTTCCTGTTCTTCGTGCTGCCCGAGTGGGGCATCCAGTTCTCGGCCCTGACCACCGGCATAGTGGCGATCGGGCTGCACTACTCGACGTACACCGCGCAGGTGTACCGCGCGGGCATCGACGGTGTGCCGACCGGGCAGTGGGAGGCGGCCCGCGCGCTGAGCCTGCCGTACCACCGGACGTGGACGGCGGTGATCCTGCCGCAGGCCGTGCGCCGGGTCGTCCCCGCGCTCGGCAACTACGTCATCGCGATGCTGAAGGACACCCCGCTGCTCGCCGGTATCGGCGTACTGGAACTGCTTCAGCGTGCGCGGCTCCAGGCCACGGACACCTTCCAGTACACCGAGGCCCTGACCGTCGTCGGGATCGCCTTCATCCTCATCGCCTATCCGTCCTCGCTGCTGATCCGATCCCTGGAGCGCCGTCTTGTCCACTGA
- the ehuB gene encoding ectoine/hydroxyectoine ABC transporter substrate-binding protein EhuB has translation MLGTAGALGAAGCSRVPTGDTLARLRSQGTVRLGIAGEVPYGYIDEDGEFTGEAVELAKVIFKRLGVPGVQPVATDFSSLIPGLKTQQFDVVSAGMYINKERCEQVIFSDPEYQMLDSFIVRKGNPLGLRGYADVIRAKAKFGTGAGYAQSAYAVGAGYPEKDIVILQDQVAGLNAVESGRIDVFGGTALTTRQVTRKSRRAEATKAFAPVVDGEKHIDGGGFTFRPTDTGLRDAFNVEIHKMKDSGELFRILRPFGFTEAEMTDLTAEELCS, from the coding sequence GTGCTCGGCACCGCCGGTGCGCTCGGCGCCGCCGGCTGCTCCCGGGTGCCCACCGGCGACACCCTGGCCCGGCTGCGGTCCCAGGGCACGGTACGCCTCGGGATCGCGGGCGAGGTGCCCTACGGATACATCGACGAGGACGGTGAGTTCACCGGGGAGGCCGTCGAACTGGCCAAGGTCATCTTCAAGCGGCTGGGGGTACCCGGGGTACAGCCGGTCGCCACCGACTTCAGCTCACTGATCCCCGGGCTGAAGACCCAGCAGTTCGACGTGGTCTCCGCGGGCATGTACATCAACAAGGAGCGCTGCGAGCAGGTCATCTTCTCCGACCCCGAGTACCAGATGCTGGACTCGTTCATCGTCCGCAAGGGCAATCCGCTGGGCCTGCGCGGCTACGCGGACGTGATCCGGGCGAAGGCGAAGTTCGGTACGGGGGCGGGGTACGCGCAGTCCGCGTACGCGGTCGGGGCCGGCTACCCGGAGAAGGACATAGTGATCCTCCAGGACCAGGTGGCGGGGCTGAACGCCGTGGAGTCCGGCCGTATCGACGTCTTCGGCGGGACGGCCCTGACCACCCGGCAGGTCACCCGCAAGAGCCGCCGGGCGGAGGCCACGAAGGCGTTCGCCCCGGTCGTGGACGGTGAGAAGCACATCGACGGCGGCGGGTTCACGTTCCGGCCCACCGACACCGGGCTGCGGGACGCCTTCAACGTCGAGATCCACAAGATGAAGGACAGCGGCGAACTCTTCCGGATACTGCGCCCGTTCGGTTTCACCGAGGCGGAGATGACGGACCTGACCGCCGAGGAGCTGTGCTCATGA
- a CDS encoding maleate cis-trans isomerase family protein produces MTSLGFLYPGRTAADDYPRMEQLIGSDIRLYLVHADGPGTDATGPVAEDGPGLDVGAVPVPTGSADRLAAVGEELRLSGAEAVVWAGPGFALGPEGAQEQVRALARAAGLPASSTSFGFVHAVREVGARRVAVASVYTPVLTGLFTDFLAAAGTEVVSVAHGSADDLVALAAEADHPDAGAVLVPGTAVHTAAQVSVLEERLGKPVLTANQVTVWEGLRLTDRRVNAPGLGALFTREPVVQAPPSR; encoded by the coding sequence GTGACCTCACTGGGATTCCTGTACCCGGGACGGACCGCGGCGGACGACTACCCGCGTATGGAGCAGCTGATCGGCAGCGACATCCGGCTGTATCTGGTCCACGCCGACGGGCCGGGAACGGACGCCACCGGTCCCGTCGCGGAGGACGGGCCGGGTCTCGACGTGGGCGCCGTGCCGGTGCCCACCGGGTCGGCCGACCGGCTCGCGGCGGTGGGCGAGGAGCTGCGGCTGTCGGGCGCGGAGGCCGTCGTCTGGGCGGGGCCGGGCTTCGCGCTGGGTCCCGAGGGCGCGCAGGAGCAGGTCCGCGCGTTGGCGCGGGCCGCGGGGCTGCCCGCGTCGAGCACGTCGTTCGGCTTCGTGCACGCGGTCCGTGAGGTGGGCGCGCGGCGGGTCGCCGTCGCGTCCGTGTACACACCGGTGCTGACGGGGCTGTTCACCGACTTCCTCGCCGCGGCGGGCACGGAGGTCGTGTCGGTGGCGCACGGCTCCGCCGACGACCTGGTGGCGCTGGCCGCCGAGGCGGACCATCCCGATGCCGGGGCCGTCCTCGTGCCGGGTACCGCGGTGCACACCGCCGCGCAGGTGTCCGTCCTGGAGGAGCGGCTGGGCAAGCCGGTGCTCACGGCGAATCAGGTGACCGTGTGGGAGGGATTGCGGCTGACCGACCGGCGGGTGAACGCGCCGGGGCTCGGTGCGTTGTTCACCCGCGAGCCGGTGGTGCAGGCGCCCCCGTCCCGTTAA